A genomic region of Deinococcus humi contains the following coding sequences:
- a CDS encoding class I SAM-dependent methyltransferase — MPPLPHSKAWYAHLAAELGGYHHPWRRVLDGPDPEQTFDLLLEQVLRPDARVLEAGCGHGPDALRFGQTVQQWIAYDQVPELLEMARRNAPHAVFEEWNGKDALPAALQDPFDVIVSRRGPTSIILRLPELAAPGAQFLYVGPRLTVPQVAERLTAVQWRIVAEWSISVQAYAPTWEDWRMRGEWMDEPVSRADWEAGVTPQGMPYREERYVVLARATSS, encoded by the coding sequence ATGCCGCCCTTGCCTCATTCCAAAGCATGGTACGCCCACCTCGCGGCTGAGCTCGGCGGATACCACCATCCGTGGCGTCGTGTCCTAGATGGGCCCGATCCAGAACAGACCTTTGACCTTCTCCTGGAACAAGTGCTCCGTCCGGATGCGCGGGTCCTGGAAGCCGGCTGCGGTCACGGCCCAGATGCCCTTCGCTTCGGCCAAACCGTCCAGCAGTGGATCGCCTATGATCAGGTCCCAGAACTGCTGGAGATGGCCAGGCGGAACGCCCCGCACGCCGTGTTTGAGGAATGGAATGGGAAAGATGCCCTGCCCGCCGCGTTGCAGGACCCTTTTGATGTGATCGTCTCTCGCCGTGGGCCGACGAGCATCATCTTGCGTCTGCCTGAACTGGCCGCCCCAGGCGCTCAGTTTCTCTACGTGGGACCTCGTCTGACCGTGCCTCAGGTGGCCGAACGTCTGACGGCCGTTCAGTGGAGGATCGTGGCAGAGTGGAGCATTTCCGTTCAGGCCTATGCACCGACCTGGGAGGACTGGCGGATGCGCGGTGAGTGGATGGACGAGCCCGTATCCAGAGCGGACTGGGAGGCAGGCGTCACCCCACAAGGCATGCCCTACCGGGAAGAACGGTATGTGGTCCTGGCCAGAGCGACATCGTCGTAA
- a CDS encoding serine hydrolase domain-containing protein — MTILQSRLDDLIQAARDANSSALVILHHGEPLVNELLDDQGDRPIETMSVTKAVLSLLVGRAVTLGHLPDVDLPIRDLYPEWQQGRKRHLTLRHLLTHTSGLQNLPIAHQEIYPSPDLVQLALCAELDHPPGTHFAYNNKAVNLICSVLERATGHKADDFARAELFGPLGIEDWSWARDEAGNPHGMSGLSLRPRDLARLGQLTLDGGEVDGAPLISREWIEESTQPATPVENTMGLLWWMLFAWTRHSVTERELQNVAELGGTPQQLAALRQCLCTDVSRAELITLIRAAGVVPPELPVLPGKGWMTQEHGPRVGVRHDGDLGQHLIVHQEAKLVAVRLIAWGHPQARERASNFASFNDLVLSLVAP, encoded by the coding sequence ATGACCATCCTGCAGTCCCGTCTGGACGACCTGATCCAGGCCGCGCGTGACGCCAACAGCAGCGCGCTGGTCATTCTCCACCACGGCGAACCGCTGGTGAACGAGCTCCTGGACGATCAGGGAGACCGCCCCATCGAGACCATGAGCGTGACCAAGGCGGTGTTGAGTCTCCTTGTTGGGCGCGCGGTCACGCTGGGCCATCTGCCAGACGTGGACCTCCCCATCCGTGACCTGTATCCCGAATGGCAGCAGGGCCGCAAGCGCCACCTCACCCTGCGCCACCTGCTCACCCACACCAGCGGCCTGCAGAACCTGCCCATCGCCCACCAGGAGATCTACCCCAGCCCCGATCTCGTGCAGCTGGCCCTCTGCGCGGAGCTGGACCATCCACCGGGGACACACTTTGCCTACAACAACAAAGCGGTCAACCTGATCTGCAGCGTGCTGGAACGCGCCACGGGGCACAAGGCCGACGACTTTGCCCGTGCCGAACTGTTCGGGCCGCTGGGCATTGAGGACTGGTCTTGGGCGCGCGATGAGGCGGGCAATCCGCACGGCATGTCGGGGCTGAGCCTTCGCCCCCGTGATCTGGCCCGACTGGGGCAACTGACGCTCGATGGCGGTGAGGTGGACGGAGCGCCGCTGATCTCACGGGAGTGGATCGAGGAGAGTACGCAGCCCGCGACACCTGTGGAGAACACCATGGGCTTGCTGTGGTGGATGCTGTTCGCCTGGACGCGCCACAGCGTGACCGAGCGAGAGCTTCAGAATGTCGCTGAACTGGGGGGAACGCCTCAGCAGCTGGCTGCGCTTCGCCAGTGTCTGTGCACCGATGTGAGCCGGGCCGAGTTGATCACGCTGATCCGCGCGGCGGGGGTGGTTCCGCCGGAACTGCCGGTGTTGCCGGGGAAAGGCTGGATGACGCAGGAGCATGGACCCAGGGTGGGGGTCCGTCACGATGGGGACCTGGGACAACACCTGATTGTGCATCAGGAGGCGAAACTGGTGGCCGTGCGCCTGATCGCCTGGGGTCATCCACAGGCCAGGGAGAGGGCCAGCAACTTCGCCAGCTTCAATGACCTCGTCCTTTCGCTCGTCGCGCCGTAA